A single genomic interval of Helicoverpa zea isolate HzStark_Cry1AcR chromosome 19, ilHelZeax1.1, whole genome shotgun sequence harbors:
- the LOC124639782 gene encoding glycine-rich protein 5-like, translating into MFKKLFLAFLVVLMFGSSLQQRGQGGLGGYGAGAGMDFGFGGNAGAGGGADGGAGSGGQGGAGAGANGGFGFGMNGGAGAGGNGGGGWGKK; encoded by the exons ATGTTCAAGAAATTATTCTTAGCTTTTCTCGTTGTTTTGATGTTTGGTTCT agccTGCAGCAAAGGGGTCAAGGGGGTC ttggCGGATATGGGGCAGGAG ctgGCATGGACTTTGGTTTCGGTGGCAATGCCGGGGCTGGGGGCGGTGCTGACGGTGGAGCCGGTAGTGGCG ggCAAGGCGGAGCTGGTGCCGGAGCTAATGGTGGTTTCGGGTTTGGCATGAACGGAGGCGCAGGGGCGGGAGGAAATGGCGGCGGCGGCTGGGGCAAGAAGTAA